A genomic segment from Terriglobales bacterium encodes:
- a CDS encoding helix-turn-helix domain-containing protein produces MSISLERFGDRWSLLIIRDLMVRGYRTFKQFQQSGEGIATNILADRLQKLEAAGIITAEPEQTDARRVNYRLTEKGIDLAPVVLELLIWAARHEETGAACAVIERMEQNRQAVLAEARRRWLQRDPTPLLPQVGDSAWNFERREPGHPLHSQPNPQPSQNKKQGDEE; encoded by the coding sequence GTGAGCATCTCGCTCGAGCGCTTCGGAGACCGCTGGTCCCTGCTCATCATCCGCGACCTCATGGTCCGCGGATACCGCACCTTCAAGCAGTTTCAGCAGTCGGGTGAGGGCATTGCCACCAACATCCTCGCCGACCGCCTGCAAAAGCTCGAAGCCGCGGGCATCATTACCGCCGAGCCGGAACAGACGGATGCCCGTCGCGTGAACTACCGCCTCACCGAAAAAGGAATCGATCTTGCGCCGGTGGTCCTCGAGTTGCTCATCTGGGCAGCCCGGCACGAGGAAACCGGGGCGGCTTGCGCCGTCATCGAAAGGATGGAGCAGAATCGCCAGGCGGTTCTGGCTGAAGCCCGGCGCCGCTGGCTGCAACGGGATCCCACTCCGCTGCTGCCGCAAGTCGGCGACTCCGCCTGGAACTTCGAGCGGCGCGAACCCGGCCACCCCCTCCACTCCCAACCCAACCCACAGCCTTCACAAAACAAAAAACAAGGAGACGAGGAATAA
- a CDS encoding sigma-54 dependent transcriptional regulator — protein MVKCCFIDERADFFQLLGEKLGEEFEMQSAEADDRERLTQCDVVLVGLPPAESPRFAKSLESLQKILRNAEAAPVVAFVAGPDKAVMRQAMSAGAYDCFVETSSMEELRIVLRRVVRFRDLSREVERLRSQGPQLKDFPAILGVDSKIRAVFQLAQRVAQTDATVLVTGESGTGKELVARAIHQASPRAKEPFVAVACSSLPETLIESELFGHEKGAFTGANAVRRGRFEAAGQGTIFLDEIGELSPAMQVKLLRVLQERTFERLGSNKPTAMEARVICATNRNLKQLVEQGAFRLDLYYRLNTVELELPPLRERRDDITLLAHAFLQNFAERHQKAARRISPAALCALQEYDWPGNVRELQNVLERAVVISDGPDIRINHLPSQFAGWEEETEPASFEEEVRNFKRRLIQRTLQEYGNNKLQAARSLKIARSSLHRLIDDLDIPSRVQ, from the coding sequence GTGGTCAAGTGCTGCTTCATTGACGAGCGGGCCGACTTCTTCCAGCTATTGGGGGAGAAGCTGGGTGAAGAGTTCGAGATGCAGTCCGCCGAGGCGGACGATCGCGAACGGCTGACCCAGTGCGACGTGGTGCTGGTGGGACTGCCGCCCGCGGAGAGCCCGCGCTTCGCCAAGTCGCTGGAATCCCTGCAGAAGATTCTCCGCAACGCGGAGGCCGCGCCGGTGGTGGCCTTCGTGGCCGGGCCGGACAAGGCGGTGATGCGCCAGGCCATGTCGGCGGGCGCGTACGACTGCTTCGTGGAAACCAGCTCGATGGAGGAGCTGCGCATCGTGCTGCGGCGCGTGGTGCGTTTCCGCGACCTGAGCCGCGAAGTGGAACGGCTGCGGTCGCAAGGTCCGCAACTCAAGGATTTCCCGGCGATCTTGGGCGTGGACAGCAAGATCCGGGCGGTGTTCCAACTGGCGCAACGGGTGGCGCAGACCGACGCCACGGTGCTGGTGACGGGTGAGAGCGGGACGGGAAAGGAACTGGTGGCGCGGGCCATCCACCAAGCGAGCCCGCGAGCCAAAGAGCCGTTCGTGGCGGTGGCGTGCTCGTCGCTGCCGGAGACGCTGATCGAATCGGAATTGTTCGGGCATGAAAAGGGAGCGTTCACGGGCGCCAATGCGGTGCGCCGGGGACGTTTCGAAGCGGCGGGACAAGGGACCATCTTCCTGGACGAGATCGGTGAGCTTTCGCCGGCCATGCAGGTGAAGTTGCTGCGGGTGCTGCAGGAGCGGACATTCGAGCGCCTGGGGAGCAATAAGCCCACGGCCATGGAGGCGCGGGTGATCTGCGCCACCAACCGCAATCTGAAGCAACTGGTGGAACAGGGCGCCTTCCGGCTGGATCTTTACTACCGGTTGAACACGGTCGAACTGGAACTGCCTCCGCTCAGGGAACGTCGGGACGACATCACGCTGCTGGCGCACGCCTTCCTGCAGAATTTTGCGGAGCGGCACCAGAAGGCGGCGCGGCGCATCTCGCCGGCGGCGCTGTGCGCGCTGCAGGAATACGACTGGCCGGGCAACGTGCGCGAATTGCAGAACGTGCTGGAGCGCGCGGTGGTGATCTCGGACGGCCCGGACATCCGCATCAATCACCTACCTTCGCAGTTCGCAGGCTGGGAAGAGGAAACCGAGCCGGCGTCGTTCGAAGAGGAAGTGCGGAACTTCAAGCGGCGCCTGATCCAGCGCACCCTGCAGGAATACGGGAACAACAAGCTGCAAGCGGCGCGGTCGCTGAAGATCGCGCGTTCTTCCCTCCATCGGCTGATCGACGACTTAGATATTCCTTCCAGAGTGCAGTAG